TTATTTGATATGTAAAATTGAATGAGAATATTGTTTGGTAAAATCAATGTTTACTTTGTTATACTTTTAGAAATATATGGGATTAATATAagtattctagaattttattatttttctagaactTTGGTATGTTCTAAAATATTGTGGTCAGTTATAATTCTAATTATCTCATTATGTTGTATGAAACACGATTAAAAAATTCTGTGTAAATTGCATTGTAATAAACTCTTAACAAATATGTAACATTGGCCATTTAAACATGTTTCGTAATTCATAGTTTATTGTTTTTTACTGATGCTATCCTAAAATTTTTGGAAGTTGCTGTGATATAAAATCTCAATACATACATGGAAAAGGATCCATCAAGTAGAGATTTCTAACTATAAAGTCACAATATTGAACaatatttaaatcaattttcTTAGCAATTTGCCTAAGTATACcatttataaatagaataaacatAATTACCTTTTTCTCCTTAGCTAATCTATCCTGAATTCAGAAACTatcactgaatatttattttcatggcaATGTAGGTATTTGGAAAAGTTTATTAAGAATCTGTTCTTATAACATAACACATTGGAAAACATTGGTTATGTTTCCAGAACTTTGACAGGAATGTCATATTTCAGAATAagcataaaattagaaatgactgGACAGTTTTATGGAACTAGGAATTAACTTTATGAAGCCCATTAAGACCTGCCTTAGTCCATTTAAAGTTGCTAGAAAGGAATATGTGAGGTTGAGTGATTTATGTCAAAAacagatttatttggctcacagttcttcaggctgcCCAAGAAGATAGTGCCAACATCGTCTACTGATAGAGGATTCAGCCTGCTTCAGTCACAGCAGCAGATTGGTGGAGCTGCCATGTGCAGTGATCACACGgtgagaaaggaagcaagaggTAAGAGAGGAGattccaggctctttttaacaaccaccCCTCAAGGAAACAAAGAATGTAAGAATGGCATTACCACAAAAATAGCAACACAATTCGCTAGGAATTTCAGTCCTTGACTGACACAcctcctttctttttcacttccCACATATGGTTCaggtttcaacatgagatttggactgGCCCATCAAGTCAAACAATAGAAAGTTTCTCAAGAAAAACTGGCCTGATATCTGCTCACAGCTTTCAAGCCTTCTTGGCTGAGAGGAAGGCCACTTTCCAGAAGGACTAGGAAACTGAAAAATCATATTAGAACCTCTTTTGATTATAAAGGAATTTACCTAAATATAGGAATATTGCAGGTCAAGACATATGATATGTTCTTGGCATGCACCATAGGCTATGATGGCTAATTAAAGATTAAATTCTAATACGAGATTATTTACTGAAGAACCTATCACAACCAAATTAAAAAGAGATGATTGGTCACTATTTTTACAGCATTTATGCTCAAATCCTTAATCTATGACCTAGACAATTTTAGCATTTAATGCATTTATAAAGTGACATTCAATAACACAcaacactgtaaaatatttttatttactttatgctGACATTATTCAATTATGATATAAACAtgattaaaatttcttaaatgctGCTGAATAACAGGAATATATTTATTAGTTTACTAGGTGCTAACACCTTAGGTCATTAAAGTGCTAGGACTTTGCAAAATCTCTGAATGCTGACAAAACATAGACACCTCTAACTTGCACAATCTTGTGACAATTTTAGTAAATAGAGAAGAGAGATCATATGATATCTAAACAtttcttttgaacatttttgtGACTGAATCTATTACTTGCTTGTTTCTCAGGCTGTAGATGATCGGATTTAACAAAGGAACTATGACAGTGTAGAATAGAGACTCCATCATATCTTGGTCATCTGCTTGTGGGGATGCAGAGCCCAGATACTTGAAGGCAATGGGCCCATAGTATAAAGACACAGATAAGAGATGAGCTCCACAGGTGGAGACGGCTTTTCGTATACCTTtggtagatttcttttttaagattgttAAGAGGATAAGTGTATAAGATACAAGAATAGTTCCGATGGTAAAAACTTGAATTgaacctgaaaaaataaaaatcattagaaaGTTAATAAAGGTATTAGTACAGGTAATCTTTAACAATGGGATAATGTCACAGTAAAAGTGTTGTATTATGTTGGAATTACAGAAGGTTAATCTGAATAAAAAACCTTCATGGATTAAGGCATGAAGAAGGCCACCTAGAAATGACAAGACCAATAGCCGAATGCATAGCTCATTTGTCATAATGACTGGATAAAGTAATGGTTTGCATATGGCTACATAGCGATCATATGCCATTGTTGCCAAGATAAAACATTCTGTGGTTACAGtcattccaaaggaaaaaaactgtATCATGCATTCAGAGAAAGATATGATCTTACTCTTAGCTAGGAAGTTGATCAGCATCTTCGGAGTCACTGTGGATGATAACAAAGCATCCGCAAAAGCTAAATTCCCAAGGAACAAGTACATTGGAATATGAAGGTGAGGGtctttccagatgagaaaaatcaGACCAAGATTCCCCATGATTGTGATGATATATATTACCAAGAATGCCAGGAACAGCAGTATTTTACAGTCAGGTTGATATAAAAATCCTGTGAGAACAAACTCTGTCCGCAATGTTACATTTTCCTCTTCCATCTTCTCACTGCATGTCCtctaaaaatgaagcaaatgtaaaagaacatttGCAATGGAATTGTGAACTGAAATTGGGTAAGAGGTATTGTAGTGAACTAAgtaattatcttaatttttttgatcAGTAATATAATTGATGAactctat
The genomic region above belongs to Saimiri boliviensis isolate mSaiBol1 chromosome 8, mSaiBol1.pri, whole genome shotgun sequence and contains:
- the LOC101045581 gene encoding olfactory receptor 5H6 isoform X1 gives rise to the protein MSNEKMEEENVTLRTEFVLTGFLYQPDCKILLFLAFLVIYIITIMGNLGLIFLIWKDPHLHIPMYLFLGNLAFADALLSSTVTPKMLINFLAKSKIISFSECMIQFFSFGMTVTTECFILATMAYDRYVAICKPLLYPVIMTNELCIRLLVLSFLGGLLHALIHEGFLFRLTFCNSNIIQHFYCDIIPLLKITCTNTFINFLMIFIFSGSIQVFTIGTILVSYTLILLTILKKKSTKGIRKAVSTCGAHLLSVSLYYGPIAFKYLGSASPQADDQDMMESLFYTVIVPLLNPIIYSLRNKQVIDSVTKMFKRNV
- the LOC101045581 gene encoding olfactory receptor 5H6 isoform X2, encoding MEEENVTLRTEFVLTGFLYQPDCKILLFLAFLVIYIITIMGNLGLIFLIWKDPHLHIPMYLFLGNLAFADALLSSTVTPKMLINFLAKSKIISFSECMIQFFSFGMTVTTECFILATMAYDRYVAICKPLLYPVIMTNELCIRLLVLSFLGGLLHALIHEGFLFRLTFCNSNIIQHFYCDIIPLLKITCTNTFINFLMIFIFSGSIQVFTIGTILVSYTLILLTILKKKSTKGIRKAVSTCGAHLLSVSLYYGPIAFKYLGSASPQADDQDMMESLFYTVIVPLLNPIIYSLRNKQVIDSVTKMFKRNV